Proteins encoded by one window of Blautia luti:
- a CDS encoding amino acid ABC transporter permease: protein MNNPMILASVKEDFYLNFIKDDRYLWLLDGLKTTLIITVFAVIVGLIIGFLVAIIRSAHDKSGSFKILNAICRVYLTVIRGTPTMIQLLIMNFVIFGSVSVNKIIVGGLAFGINSGAYVAEIVRSGIMSIDQGQTEAGRSLGLNFSQTMRLIIIPQAFKNVLPALVNEFIVLIKETSIIGYIGMMDLTKGAMLIQSRTYNAFWPLMAAAAIYLVIVGILTWGMNKLERRLRTSER from the coding sequence ATGAATAATCCTATGATATTAGCGAGTGTAAAAGAAGATTTTTATCTGAACTTTATTAAAGATGACCGCTATCTCTGGCTTCTGGATGGTCTGAAAACAACCCTCATTATCACTGTATTTGCGGTAATCGTAGGTCTGATCATCGGTTTCCTTGTAGCGATCATCCGTTCTGCTCATGATAAGTCAGGTTCATTTAAGATTCTCAATGCGATCTGCAGAGTTTACCTGACCGTGATCCGTGGAACACCAACCATGATCCAGCTGTTGATCATGAACTTTGTAATCTTTGGTTCTGTAAGCGTTAACAAGATCATCGTAGGTGGTCTTGCCTTCGGTATCAACTCCGGTGCTTATGTGGCTGAGATCGTCCGTTCCGGTATTATGTCTATTGACCAGGGACAGACAGAAGCAGGACGAAGCCTGGGACTGAACTTCAGCCAGACCATGCGCCTGATCATTATCCCACAGGCGTTTAAGAACGTACTTCCTGCACTAGTAAATGAATTTATCGTGCTGATCAAAGAAACATCCATCATCGGTTACATCGGTATGATGGATCTGACAAAGGGCGCAATGCTGATCCAGAGCCGTACATATAATGCGTTCTGGCCTCTGATGGCAGCTGCTGCAATCTATCTTGTGATCGTCGGAATCCTTACATGGGGTATGAATAAACTGGAAAGGAGATTAAGAACCAGTGAGCGATAA